The following are encoded in a window of Mycolicibacterium tusciae JS617 genomic DNA:
- a CDS encoding CaiB/BaiF CoA transferase family protein, with the protein MREGLMHPLTGFRVLDLTRFLSGPYCTMVLAELGADVIKVEQPGTGDDSRRMAPKVNGESYPFAMPNRSKRSIALDLKSERGRELFHELGATADLVIENFRPGVTRRLGIDYESMRRVREDILYCSISGFGQTGPYRDRPGFDIMAQGIGGFLRMTGQPDGKPTKVGIAINDIAAGATAIYSILAAELERRKTGAGQYIDISLVDAGLAWTVWESGAFFGSGEAPAQTGTRHRRSAPYQAYRTADGYVTIGANTDRLWLRLINDVLKRPDWADDPRFVDLPARMAHLDDLEREIESITTTLPTDAWVDRLDVAGVPGGPVLTYEETLADPHVQARGMIVDLEHPIIGPMKTIAPPTRFSELEFGVRSPAPWLGQHTASVLTEIGVGSTELDRLFADGTLFDAHPDLQEGRTA; encoded by the coding sequence ATGCGGGAAGGACTAATGCATCCCCTCACCGGCTTCCGGGTCCTGGACTTGACGCGTTTCCTGTCTGGCCCCTACTGCACGATGGTCCTCGCCGAGCTCGGCGCAGACGTGATCAAGGTCGAACAGCCAGGCACTGGCGACGACTCGCGCCGGATGGCCCCGAAGGTCAACGGCGAGAGCTATCCGTTCGCGATGCCCAACCGCAGCAAGCGCTCCATTGCTCTGGACCTCAAGTCCGAGCGGGGCCGTGAGCTTTTCCACGAACTGGGGGCTACCGCGGATCTGGTCATCGAAAACTTCCGCCCCGGCGTCACCCGTCGACTGGGTATCGACTACGAGTCCATGCGTCGAGTCCGCGAGGACATCCTGTACTGCTCGATCAGTGGATTCGGCCAGACCGGCCCGTATCGCGATCGGCCCGGGTTCGACATCATGGCCCAGGGCATCGGCGGCTTCTTGCGAATGACCGGCCAGCCCGACGGAAAGCCGACCAAGGTCGGCATCGCCATCAACGACATCGCCGCGGGCGCCACTGCGATCTACTCGATCCTCGCCGCGGAACTGGAACGTCGGAAGACCGGGGCCGGCCAGTACATCGACATCTCACTCGTGGATGCGGGGCTGGCCTGGACAGTGTGGGAATCCGGCGCCTTCTTCGGCAGCGGCGAGGCGCCGGCCCAGACCGGAACCCGGCATCGACGCTCCGCCCCGTATCAGGCCTACCGCACCGCAGACGGGTACGTCACGATCGGCGCCAACACCGACCGGCTGTGGCTGCGACTGATCAACGACGTCCTGAAACGGCCGGACTGGGCCGACGATCCCCGCTTCGTCGACTTGCCCGCGCGGATGGCTCATCTTGACGATCTGGAACGCGAAATCGAGTCGATCACAACAACTTTGCCGACTGACGCCTGGGTGGACCGGCTCGATGTCGCCGGCGTGCCGGGCGGGCCGGTGCTGACCTACGAGGAAACACTTGCCGATCCTCATGTGCAGGCCCGCGGCATGATCGTCGACCTCGAGCATCCCATCATCGGGCCGATGAAGACGATCGCACCGCCGACGCGATTCTCCGAACTCGAATTCGGCGTGCGCTCCCCCGCCCCGTGGCTCGGACAGCACACCGCCTCCGTCCTCACCGAGATCGGAGTCGGGTCCACCGAACTCGATCGCCTGTTCGCCGACGGCACCCTGTTCGACGCTCACCCCGACCTGCAGGAGGGACGCACCGCATGA
- a CDS encoding IclR family transcriptional regulator, which produces MRGNRVENGENSVEVQRRNGVQSIDRAVAILRCFDGRKPELGLSEIARSTGLSTSTVHRLLGAMQKNQLVRQTGTKRYGLGPLLLQLANSGAMPRTLRAAALPFMTDLRDEFDETIGLHELHGDHRIVAAQVESNQELRRTYTDIGVPIRLAYGGPGKAILAVLPAAELERHLREPIQPITTTTTVERADIEQELQATRLRGYSESKGQRTVGIYAVAAPIFDHTQQVVGALGASVPEVRMDAERAQLIGARVREVAWQLSTALGATAEGVRAVRPDIRLG; this is translated from the coding sequence ATGAGGGGAAACCGCGTGGAGAACGGCGAAAACAGTGTGGAAGTGCAGCGACGCAACGGCGTGCAATCGATCGATCGCGCCGTCGCAATCCTGCGATGCTTCGACGGCCGCAAACCCGAATTGGGCCTCAGCGAAATCGCGCGATCGACGGGATTGTCCACCAGCACGGTGCATCGCCTGCTCGGAGCGATGCAGAAAAACCAGCTGGTGCGACAGACCGGCACCAAGCGATACGGGCTGGGGCCGCTGTTGCTTCAATTGGCGAACTCGGGCGCGATGCCGCGGACTCTTCGCGCGGCCGCGCTGCCGTTCATGACCGATTTGCGCGATGAGTTCGACGAAACGATCGGGCTACACGAGCTCCACGGAGACCACCGGATCGTCGCGGCCCAGGTGGAGAGCAATCAGGAGCTTCGCCGGACGTACACCGATATCGGCGTGCCGATCAGGCTGGCATACGGGGGGCCGGGCAAGGCGATTCTCGCCGTCCTGCCTGCGGCAGAGCTCGAACGCCACCTCAGGGAGCCGATCCAACCGATCACCACCACCACCACGGTCGAGCGTGCCGATATCGAACAAGAACTCCAGGCGACCCGCCTCCGCGGCTACTCAGAGTCCAAAGGACAACGCACAGTGGGGATTTACGCCGTTGCCGCACCGATATTCGACCACACTCAGCAGGTTGTCGGGGCACTCGGAGCTTCGGTTCCCGAGGTTCGGATGGATGCTGAGCGCGCGCAACTGATCGGAGCCCGGGTCCGCGAAGTCGCATGGCAGCTGTCCACCGCGCTGGGTGCGACGGCCGAGGGTGTGCGCGCGGTGAGACCGGATATCAGATTGGGCTAG
- the ripD gene encoding NlpC/P60 family peptidoglycan-binding protein RipD — protein MRRIYALAISLALLVATPSLATAAPLPRPASQQQAIQTVIARGLAQRGVPFSFGGGDVNGPTRGSGPTANALGLDPEGRVVGLNPAADVVGFDASGLMVYAFAGVGVKLPRSSGAQYKVGQKVTPAQALPGDLLFYGPEGNDSVALFIGNGQMLEVGDTVTVSPVRTNNMTPYLTRIIA, from the coding sequence ATGAGAAGGATCTACGCCTTGGCGATCAGCCTGGCGCTGTTGGTTGCGACACCCAGTCTGGCGACCGCTGCGCCGTTACCCCGGCCCGCCAGTCAGCAGCAGGCAATCCAAACAGTGATCGCGCGTGGACTTGCCCAACGCGGCGTTCCCTTTTCGTTCGGTGGCGGCGACGTCAACGGGCCCACCCGTGGTAGCGGCCCAACCGCCAACGCGCTCGGACTGGACCCCGAGGGCAGGGTCGTTGGACTGAACCCGGCCGCGGATGTCGTCGGATTCGACGCGTCCGGCCTCATGGTCTATGCCTTCGCCGGAGTCGGCGTCAAGCTGCCTCGCAGCTCGGGGGCGCAGTACAAGGTCGGTCAGAAGGTGACACCCGCGCAGGCACTTCCGGGTGACCTGCTCTTCTATGGACCCGAGGGCAACGACAGCGTCGCCCTCTTCATCGGTAACGGGCAGATGCTCGAGGTCGGCGACACCGTCACGGTGTCCCCGGTGCGCACCAACAACATGACGCCATACCTCACCCGCATCATCGCTTAG
- a CDS encoding aminoacyl--tRNA ligase-related protein — translation MAVLTAQQDDFPRWYQDVLTKAKLAENGPARGTIVIRPNGYAVWERMQAEVDSRIKAAGAQNAYFPLLIPMSFFEREAEHVEGFSPELAVVTHGGGRELAEPLAIRPTSETVIGEYMAKWIDSYRDLPLILNQWANVVRWEMRPRIFLRTTEFLWQEGHTAHASELEARQYARRILHEVYEDFMRTPLPCR, via the coding sequence ATGGCGGTGCTGACAGCACAACAAGACGACTTTCCGCGGTGGTATCAGGATGTCCTGACCAAGGCCAAGCTGGCCGAGAACGGTCCGGCCCGTGGAACGATCGTCATCCGGCCCAACGGCTACGCGGTGTGGGAGCGCATGCAGGCCGAGGTCGACAGTCGGATCAAGGCTGCGGGTGCCCAGAACGCGTACTTCCCCCTGCTGATCCCGATGAGCTTCTTCGAGCGCGAGGCCGAGCACGTCGAGGGATTCAGTCCTGAGCTCGCCGTGGTGACCCACGGCGGGGGCAGAGAGCTGGCCGAACCGCTGGCCATTCGTCCGACCAGTGAGACCGTCATCGGCGAATACATGGCCAAGTGGATCGACAGCTATCGCGATCTTCCGCTGATCCTCAACCAGTGGGCCAACGTCGTGCGTTGGGAAATGCGTCCGCGAATCTTCCTGCGCACCACCGAATTCCTGTGGCAGGAAGGCCATACTGCGCACGCCAGCGAACTGGAGGCGCGGCAGTACGCCCGTCGCATCCTGCACGAGGTCTACGAGGACTTCATGCGAACACCCTTGCCATGCCGGTGA
- a CDS encoding His/Gly/Thr/Pro-type tRNA ligase C-terminal domain-containing protein — MPVIVGRKTARERFAGAANTMTCEGIMRDAKALQMGTSHELGQRFSRAFNIGYSTADGTVEHCWTTSWGASTRMLGGLIMCHGDDFGLVLPPALAPVQVVVVVAKETDGTVTSAASALVDELNADGIRTRLDDNVSQGFGWRATEWDLQGVPIRVEMGPRDVADNAAVLYRRDTRKKSTVALRGVVDEVRVLAPRIQGEMLAAATARRDAVISDCATLADAREAAQIGVARVPWASVGEAGEADLAAVGLTVRCLQRGDGSLPEHDDDAGAIAYIARAY; from the coding sequence ATGCCGGTGATCGTCGGTCGCAAGACCGCAAGGGAGCGCTTCGCGGGCGCGGCGAACACGATGACGTGTGAAGGGATCATGCGCGACGCCAAAGCGTTGCAGATGGGCACGTCGCATGAACTCGGCCAGAGATTCAGCCGCGCCTTCAACATCGGTTACTCGACGGCCGACGGCACCGTCGAGCACTGCTGGACCACCTCCTGGGGCGCGTCGACGCGCATGCTCGGGGGACTGATCATGTGTCACGGCGATGACTTCGGGCTCGTCCTGCCACCGGCCCTCGCGCCGGTCCAGGTCGTGGTCGTGGTCGCGAAGGAGACCGACGGCACCGTCACCAGCGCCGCTTCGGCACTCGTCGACGAATTGAACGCCGACGGGATACGAACGAGACTGGACGACAACGTCTCTCAAGGATTCGGCTGGCGGGCCACCGAGTGGGACCTGCAGGGTGTGCCGATCCGCGTGGAGATGGGCCCGCGTGACGTCGCGGACAACGCGGCGGTGCTCTACCGCAGGGATACCCGGAAGAAATCCACCGTGGCACTGCGCGGCGTCGTCGACGAGGTGCGGGTGCTGGCTCCTCGGATTCAGGGCGAGATGCTGGCGGCGGCGACGGCGCGCCGGGACGCAGTCATCTCCGACTGCGCCACGCTCGCCGATGCGCGCGAGGCCGCACAGATTGGTGTCGCCAGAGTTCCGTGGGCGTCGGTCGGAGAAGCCGGCGAAGCCGATCTCGCCGCGGTTGGACTGACGGTGAGATGTCTGCAACGCGGCGACGGGTCGCTGCCCGAACACGATGACGACGCAGGCGCCATCGCGTATATCGCCCGTGCTTATTGA
- a CDS encoding class I adenylate-forming enzyme family protein yields the protein MNQPRLTIPALLERSAHEFGDETYLVTPTERLTYRQAEHRSAQLARWLLAQGVGKGTRVGLFFANGAEWVTWWLAASRIGAVVVPLSTLYAPAEIAKVVRLADVGLLIAPPGVLTIDVAERLEEALPELSGQPTNRLALRAAPYLRGVVFTGASDRRWAISYDEAEVAVPQEILAAVEDEVSPADLAIMIHTSGSTADPKGVLHTHGTLVRQTSTWPDAIRAVTGSGADAQVLCAMPFFWIGGLLAITGALHQPVTLLVMPRLDAETALDLIERERATGIVGWPAFTQRLREHPTFSHRDLSSAPMLLEGPLDIAMTDVPDGFPVHRTMSETAGGFVYTDMRIVDDDGNPVPDGSVGELLVRGIGVMAGYNKRERAETFDEDGWYHTGDRVYRKHGDPRLFYVGRTSELIKAAGANVSPLEVESVIEQFADVAQCVVVGIDDPIRGEQVCAVVVPAVARIDLQSLTARTRDQLSGYKVPTQWVLATTEQVPTLGSGKLNRRALRALVIDGTLTSAQ from the coding sequence GTGAATCAGCCGCGCCTGACCATCCCTGCACTTCTGGAGCGCAGCGCGCACGAGTTCGGCGACGAGACCTATCTGGTCACACCGACTGAACGGCTCACCTATCGCCAGGCAGAGCACCGGTCGGCGCAACTCGCTCGCTGGCTGCTGGCCCAGGGCGTCGGCAAGGGCACGCGCGTCGGGCTGTTCTTCGCCAACGGTGCCGAATGGGTGACCTGGTGGCTGGCCGCATCCAGGATCGGTGCGGTGGTGGTCCCGCTGAGCACGCTGTACGCGCCTGCGGAAATCGCCAAAGTGGTCCGGCTCGCCGATGTCGGGCTGTTGATCGCCCCGCCGGGGGTGCTGACCATCGATGTGGCCGAACGCCTTGAAGAGGCGCTGCCAGAACTGTCCGGCCAACCGACCAACCGGCTCGCGCTACGGGCGGCGCCCTACCTGCGTGGCGTCGTGTTCACCGGTGCCTCGGACCGGCGCTGGGCGATAAGTTACGACGAGGCCGAAGTCGCAGTGCCGCAAGAGATTCTGGCGGCGGTCGAAGACGAGGTTTCTCCGGCGGATCTGGCCATCATGATCCATACGTCGGGGTCGACGGCGGACCCCAAAGGGGTGCTGCACACTCACGGCACGCTGGTGCGGCAGACCTCGACATGGCCGGACGCAATCCGCGCGGTGACGGGTTCGGGCGCCGACGCCCAGGTTCTGTGCGCGATGCCGTTCTTCTGGATCGGCGGGCTACTCGCGATTACGGGTGCTCTGCACCAGCCCGTGACACTCCTCGTCATGCCTCGGCTGGACGCCGAGACGGCCCTCGATCTCATCGAACGCGAGCGGGCGACGGGCATCGTGGGATGGCCGGCCTTCACCCAACGGTTGCGCGAGCATCCGACGTTCTCCCACCGCGATCTGTCCAGCGCGCCGATGCTGCTTGAGGGTCCGTTGGACATCGCGATGACCGATGTGCCCGACGGATTTCCCGTACATCGCACCATGAGTGAGACCGCGGGCGGCTTCGTGTACACCGACATGCGCATCGTGGACGACGACGGCAATCCGGTCCCCGACGGCAGCGTCGGCGAACTCCTCGTTCGCGGTATCGGGGTGATGGCCGGTTACAACAAGCGCGAACGGGCCGAGACCTTCGACGAGGACGGCTGGTATCACACCGGCGACCGCGTCTACCGCAAGCACGGCGATCCGCGGCTGTTCTATGTGGGCCGCACCAGCGAGCTCATCAAGGCCGCGGGCGCGAACGTCTCGCCGCTGGAGGTCGAGTCGGTCATCGAGCAGTTCGCCGACGTGGCGCAATGCGTTGTGGTCGGAATCGACGACCCGATCCGCGGCGAGCAGGTATGTGCGGTCGTCGTGCCCGCCGTCGCCCGGATCGACCTGCAATCTCTCACGGCGCGTACGCGGGATCAATTGTCCGGCTACAAGGTTCCCACTCAGTGGGTGCTCGCGACCACCGAGCAGGTTCCCACGCTCGGAAGCGGCAAGCTCAACCGCCGGGCGTTACGCGCGCTCGTCATCGACGGAACATTGACCTCCGCTCAATAA
- a CDS encoding acyl-CoA dehydrogenase family protein has product MTTTVEATDRVVALARGMRELVAAQAAESERARTLTSEIVEAMWASGLMTAFNPVEAGGVEPSLREMIETWIEMAWQDGSFGWVGIANLPSSFAAAAYLPDEGFAEVFTAHQNRVTMGGQFFPNGQGRAVDGGYTLSGAWSFGSGTGHAEYVAAGFFPMDDTEMRWISEGVPDMRVAVIPREEIDFNDGWFVQGLKGTGSYDYSVQDVFVPEHRTFALFSRQALRGSSPATRMGLMPVTAAGHASWALGVAKSMLDDVSELAATKFRMSDMASLASRQTFQKGLAHHVAAWRAARLLVIEAFTTAEAAVAAGEELTPTLRADMRVAAVYATDISREAAEWAHLVAGTSSIREGSRLERAFRDIYTGSQHAFISEKVAMDAAQIWLGIIDDQFGL; this is encoded by the coding sequence ATGACGACGACTGTCGAAGCGACTGACCGGGTGGTGGCACTTGCACGGGGCATGCGTGAGCTCGTGGCTGCCCAGGCCGCGGAGTCCGAACGGGCACGCACCCTCACGTCGGAGATCGTGGAGGCGATGTGGGCCAGCGGGCTGATGACGGCGTTCAATCCGGTCGAGGCCGGGGGAGTCGAACCGTCGCTGCGCGAGATGATCGAGACCTGGATCGAAATGGCATGGCAGGACGGCTCCTTCGGATGGGTCGGAATCGCCAACCTGCCGTCATCGTTTGCGGCGGCGGCGTATCTGCCCGACGAAGGATTCGCGGAGGTGTTCACCGCACACCAGAACCGCGTGACGATGGGTGGCCAGTTCTTCCCCAACGGGCAGGGCCGCGCGGTGGACGGCGGCTACACGCTGAGCGGGGCGTGGAGTTTCGGCTCGGGGACCGGCCATGCGGAATACGTGGCGGCAGGCTTCTTCCCGATGGACGACACCGAGATGCGCTGGATCAGCGAAGGTGTACCCGACATGCGGGTGGCCGTCATCCCTCGCGAGGAGATCGACTTCAACGACGGGTGGTTTGTCCAGGGGCTCAAGGGAACCGGGTCCTACGACTACAGCGTGCAGGACGTTTTCGTGCCTGAGCACCGGACGTTCGCGCTGTTCTCGCGGCAGGCGCTGCGGGGCTCGTCGCCCGCCACCCGGATGGGCCTCATGCCCGTCACGGCCGCAGGGCATGCGTCGTGGGCGCTCGGCGTCGCCAAGAGCATGCTCGACGATGTCTCCGAACTCGCGGCCACCAAGTTCCGGATGAGCGACATGGCGTCACTGGCCAGTCGCCAGACCTTTCAGAAGGGGCTCGCCCATCACGTCGCAGCCTGGCGTGCCGCACGACTGCTGGTGATCGAGGCATTCACCACCGCGGAGGCGGCCGTTGCAGCGGGAGAGGAATTGACCCCAACGTTGCGTGCAGATATGCGCGTTGCCGCTGTCTACGCCACCGACATCTCGCGGGAGGCCGCCGAATGGGCGCACCTGGTCGCGGGCACGAGTTCGATTCGGGAAGGCAGCCGCCTCGAGCGAGCATTCCGGGATATCTACACCGGTAGTCAGCACGCGTTCATCAGCGAGAAGGTGGCCATGGATGCGGCACAGATCTGGCTCGGCATCATCGACGATCAGTTCGGCCTCTGA
- a CDS encoding DJ-1/PfpI family protein — MRIEIVVFEGFDALDVVAPWEVFARAANIDPDLDVALVRLDGPPLVSAADGLQLHVADELGTPEALFVPGGSWVDGTDTGVRREIRRGTLPSLIADLSVSARWVGSVCTGALLLGEAGILRGRNATTNPAALEELSQYGAVVHRSRVVDDGNVVTAGAVTAGIDLALWLVQRELGGAVADKVARAIAHPMPTDVWRAPDQRPN; from the coding sequence ATGCGAATTGAGATCGTCGTGTTCGAGGGGTTCGACGCCCTGGACGTCGTCGCCCCGTGGGAGGTGTTCGCCCGCGCGGCGAACATCGATCCCGACCTCGATGTCGCGCTCGTACGCCTCGACGGGCCACCGTTGGTGTCTGCCGCCGACGGGCTGCAACTGCACGTCGCCGACGAACTGGGCACGCCCGAGGCGCTGTTCGTGCCGGGCGGTAGCTGGGTGGATGGAACGGATACCGGTGTGCGTCGGGAGATTCGGCGCGGCACGCTGCCGAGCCTCATCGCCGATTTGTCGGTCTCCGCGCGGTGGGTGGGGTCGGTCTGTACGGGTGCACTCCTGCTCGGCGAGGCCGGGATCCTCCGCGGTCGTAATGCCACCACGAACCCCGCAGCGCTCGAGGAACTTTCGCAGTACGGCGCGGTCGTCCACCGCAGTCGCGTCGTCGACGACGGCAATGTGGTGACCGCGGGCGCGGTTACCGCAGGCATCGACCTGGCGCTGTGGCTGGTACAGCGGGAACTCGGTGGGGCCGTGGCGGACAAAGTCGCGCGGGCTATCGCGCACCCGATGCCGACGGACGTGTGGCGCGCACCGGATCAGAGGCCGAACTGA
- a CDS encoding DUF4267 domain-containing protein, translating to MPLDRAALAVGGIRLASGISFLVDPLRANKLWGDSGEPAPTAQLLLHSMGYRDALIGALMLSAAVRGKDTRGWFLASGGADASDLLGGMRVHHEMSRSQQLIGLGGAVVGIGVGLWGATRRRPKPAAAA from the coding sequence ATGCCTTTGGACCGCGCAGCACTCGCCGTGGGCGGCATCCGCCTCGCGTCGGGAATCTCGTTCCTCGTCGATCCGCTCCGCGCCAACAAGCTGTGGGGAGATTCCGGCGAACCGGCCCCGACGGCACAGCTTCTGCTGCACTCCATGGGCTATCGCGACGCGCTCATCGGCGCCTTGATGCTGTCCGCTGCGGTGCGCGGAAAGGACACCAGGGGCTGGTTTCTGGCCTCGGGCGGAGCCGATGCGTCTGACCTGTTGGGCGGGATGAGGGTGCACCACGAGATGAGTCGCTCACAGCAGCTCATCGGGCTCGGCGGCGCCGTCGTCGGCATCGGGGTCGGGCTGTGGGGCGCAACTCGTCGCCGGCCGAAGCCGGCGGCGGCCGCATAA
- a CDS encoding MOSC domain-containing protein encodes MSKVLSVNLARVRANPDAPSRQTGIDKSATAEAVVVRSPGPLRSGLGSGLVGDIIGNQKLHGGDDQAVYAYAREDLDEWETQLDRPLTDGMFGENLTTTGVDVTHARIGERWRVGTSGLLLEVSAPRTPCRTFSAFLDIGGWMKTFTQSAKPGAYLRVVSPGTVQAGDTISIEDRPDHDVTIRLAFRAKMSEPELLPQLLAADALSAELKNYVRRRLAARHG; translated from the coding sequence GTGTCAAAGGTGTTGTCAGTCAATCTGGCGCGTGTGCGCGCGAATCCCGACGCGCCGTCGAGGCAGACCGGCATCGATAAATCGGCGACAGCCGAGGCGGTCGTGGTGCGATCGCCCGGGCCGCTGCGCAGCGGCCTAGGAAGTGGTCTGGTCGGTGACATCATCGGCAACCAGAAACTGCACGGCGGCGACGACCAGGCCGTCTACGCCTATGCCCGCGAGGACCTCGACGAGTGGGAGACGCAACTCGACCGTCCGCTCACCGACGGAATGTTCGGCGAGAATCTCACCACCACGGGCGTCGACGTCACGCACGCGCGGATCGGTGAACGTTGGCGCGTCGGCACATCGGGCCTGCTGCTCGAGGTGTCCGCGCCCCGTACTCCCTGCCGAACCTTCTCCGCATTTCTCGACATCGGTGGCTGGATGAAGACCTTCACTCAGTCCGCTAAGCCCGGCGCATACCTTCGGGTTGTCTCGCCGGGCACGGTGCAAGCCGGCGACACGATCTCGATCGAAGACCGGCCCGACCACGACGTGACGATCAGGTTGGCATTCCGCGCCAAAATGTCGGAGCCCGAGCTACTTCCGCAGTTGCTAGCCGCCGACGCGCTTTCCGCAGAACTCAAGAACTATGTGCGTCGCCGGCTCGCCGCCCGCCACGGTTGA
- a CDS encoding DUF732 domain-containing protein, whose translation MAVVPAAVAFAAPAAADEDEFVRTMQTSYAFLTDQQLRTEGAKICSVLGSGTPASEAVVMVRNDLGVSISAAGEIVSAAVVQLDC comes from the coding sequence GTGGCGGTCGTTCCTGCAGCCGTCGCGTTTGCCGCCCCCGCTGCGGCGGATGAAGACGAATTCGTTCGGACGATGCAGACCAGCTATGCGTTCCTCACTGACCAACAGCTGCGCACCGAGGGCGCCAAGATCTGCAGCGTCCTGGGTAGCGGCACGCCCGCATCGGAGGCGGTCGTCATGGTGCGCAACGATCTCGGCGTGTCGATTTCCGCTGCCGGGGAAATCGTTAGTGCGGCCGTGGTTCAACTCGACTGCTGA
- a CDS encoding DUF4383 domain-containing protein codes for MKWSFAQFGLLIICVFHVVQAVIGFIAEPSFATGPDAPTVQILGMDYNGWHAVAGLALFAPGLLFAIRKSWSVLYLLVAGVAGALPGIWAFFSNQVAYIFAFPNNITDAIVHMVTAAVMIAVAAVQIRRDGGLRNSLADLRRPSAASMDPS; via the coding sequence GTGAAGTGGAGTTTTGCGCAGTTCGGACTGCTGATCATCTGTGTGTTTCACGTCGTGCAGGCTGTGATCGGGTTCATCGCGGAACCGAGCTTCGCAACGGGACCCGACGCGCCGACGGTCCAGATCCTTGGGATGGACTACAACGGCTGGCATGCCGTGGCCGGGCTTGCGCTGTTCGCGCCCGGCCTGCTGTTCGCGATCCGCAAATCGTGGTCGGTGCTGTACCTGCTCGTGGCGGGGGTGGCCGGGGCACTTCCGGGTATCTGGGCGTTCTTCTCGAATCAGGTCGCCTACATCTTCGCGTTTCCCAACAACATCACCGACGCGATAGTGCACATGGTGACGGCGGCAGTGATGATCGCGGTCGCCGCCGTGCAGATCCGCCGCGATGGTGGTCTGCGAAATTCGCTGGCCGACCTTCGCAGGCCGAGCGCCGCATCGATGGATCCTTCGTAG